The following are encoded in a window of Ruminiclostridium herbifermentans genomic DNA:
- a CDS encoding methionine ABC transporter ATP-binding protein — translation MENSKPIIEIKGLTKIFYTKDKQVEALRNIELSIDKGDIFGIIGMSGAGKSTLVRCINYIEKPTSGSIIVDGKDLSKLNEKELRKVRQSMGMIFQQFNLLMQRTAEENITFPLEIAGVKKKDAKKRAKELLEIVGLADKAGSYPSQLSGGQKQRIAIARALATNPKVLLCDEATSALDPTTTRSILELLKDINRRLGITIVIITHEMSVIEQICSHVAIIDDSVIAEQGRVSEVFAHPKTLSAQRLVYPEGKKNEHFLGKRCCRIVFEGSSSFDPVISRMILECKAQVNILFADMKDIDGKAFGQLVLQLPQDDVASEQIIRYLKSQNLSVEEVIEYVG, via the coding sequence ATGGAAAATTCCAAGCCAATAATTGAAATAAAAGGCTTAACAAAAATATTTTATACTAAAGACAAACAAGTAGAGGCTCTACGGAATATTGAACTCTCAATTGATAAAGGCGATATTTTTGGAATTATTGGAATGAGCGGAGCCGGAAAAAGTACTTTAGTACGCTGTATTAATTATATTGAAAAGCCTACAAGTGGTAGCATAATTGTTGATGGAAAAGATTTATCAAAACTAAATGAGAAAGAACTTCGAAAAGTCAGACAATCAATGGGAATGATTTTTCAGCAGTTTAATTTACTCATGCAGAGAACAGCGGAAGAAAATATAACTTTTCCACTTGAAATAGCTGGTGTTAAGAAAAAAGATGCCAAGAAGCGTGCAAAGGAATTACTTGAAATTGTAGGTCTTGCAGATAAGGCAGGTTCTTATCCCTCTCAATTATCTGGCGGGCAAAAGCAACGAATAGCAATAGCTAGGGCATTAGCTACTAATCCAAAGGTTTTATTATGTGATGAGGCCACTTCAGCACTAGATCCGACAACTACAAGATCTATATTAGAGTTGCTTAAGGATATTAATAGAAGGCTTGGAATTACAATTGTGATAATTACCCATGAAATGAGTGTTATTGAACAAATATGCTCACATGTTGCAATTATTGACGATAGTGTCATAGCTGAACAGGGAAGAGTTTCAGAGGTTTTTGCCCATCCTAAAACATTATCTGCTCAAAGACTGGTGTATCCAGAAGGAAAGAAGAATGAACACTTTTTGGGAAAGCGATGTTGCAGAATTGTTTTTGAAGGAAGTTCTTCATTTGATCCAGTAATATCTAGAATGATTTTAGAATGTAAAGCACAAGTAAATATTCTTTTTGCCGATATGAAGGATATTGATGGGAAGGCATTTGGGCAGCTAGTTCTCCAATTACCACAAGATGACGTTGCATCAGAGCAAATAATACGATATCTAAAATCTCAGAATTTATCTGTAGAGGAGGTAATTGAATATGTGGGATAG
- a CDS encoding methionine ABC transporter permease, with the protein MWDSGTITMILMGLLETIYMTFVSTFFAYIIGLPLGVLLVTSQSNGISPLPKLNKVLNFIVNIVRSVPFLILLVAVIPFTRFIIGTSIGSTATVVPLVIASAPFIARLVESSIQEVEKGVIEAAVSMGCSPFQIITKVMIPEAVPSLIMGAAIATTTILSYSAMAGFVGGGGLGDIAIRYGYHRYEYGIMIVTVAILVIIVQVSQDIGTKIAKKKDKRK; encoded by the coding sequence ATGTGGGATAGCGGGACAATAACTATGATTTTAATGGGTTTACTTGAAACAATTTATATGACTTTTGTTTCAACGTTTTTTGCATATATAATAGGCCTCCCATTAGGAGTATTGCTGGTTACAAGCCAAAGTAACGGAATTTCTCCATTACCTAAGCTTAATAAGGTTTTAAATTTTATTGTAAATATAGTTCGTTCAGTACCGTTTCTAATATTATTAGTTGCAGTAATACCATTTACCAGATTTATTATAGGAACATCGATAGGGTCTACAGCAACAGTGGTTCCATTGGTTATTGCTTCTGCACCATTTATTGCTAGGCTAGTTGAGTCTTCTATTCAGGAGGTTGAAAAGGGAGTTATAGAGGCAGCTGTTTCAATGGGTTGCAGTCCTTTTCAGATAATTACAAAGGTAATGATACCAGAAGCAGTTCCATCGTTAATAATGGGAGCAGCTATTGCTACTACTACAATATTGAGTTATAGTGCAATGGCTGGTTTTGTAGGTGGCGGTGGACTAGGAGATATTGCTATACGCTATGGATATCACAGATATGAATATGGCATTATGATCGTAACGGTAGCAATACTTGTAATAATTGTTCAAGTATCGCAGGATATTGGTACTAAAATTGCTAAGAAGAAGGATAAAAGAAAGTAA
- a CDS encoding MetQ/NlpA family ABC transporter substrate-binding protein — protein sequence MSKKVLVLSLALIFAVSGVLAGCGAKSEKDNKLVIGATASPHAEILREVQNDLKDKGIELDIKEFSDYAQLNPALVDKSLDANFFQHQPYLDNYNTENKTDLVAAAQVHYEPLGVYPGKTKALDALADGATIAVPNDTTNEARALLLLESIGLIKVNSNAGLNATVKDITENPKNIKIKELAAEQLARALADVDLAVINGNYALQAGYNAAKDALAKEEAESVAAQTYANIIAVRKGDENKEEIKALVEALKSEKVKKFIEEKYSGSVVPLF from the coding sequence ATGAGTAAAAAAGTATTAGTATTATCACTTGCTTTAATATTTGCAGTGTCAGGAGTTTTGGCAGGCTGCGGAGCAAAATCCGAAAAAGATAACAAACTAGTAATAGGGGCAACAGCGTCACCACATGCTGAGATATTAAGAGAAGTTCAAAATGATCTTAAAGATAAGGGAATTGAACTGGATATTAAGGAGTTTTCAGATTATGCTCAACTTAACCCAGCTTTAGTAGATAAGAGTTTAGATGCAAACTTCTTTCAACATCAGCCTTATTTAGATAATTACAATACTGAAAATAAAACAGATCTTGTAGCAGCAGCACAAGTACACTATGAGCCGCTTGGAGTATATCCAGGTAAAACAAAAGCGTTAGATGCTTTAGCTGATGGCGCAACTATTGCAGTACCAAATGATACAACAAATGAAGCTAGAGCACTTTTATTGCTTGAATCAATTGGACTAATAAAAGTTAATTCAAATGCAGGCTTAAATGCAACTGTTAAAGACATTACTGAGAATCCTAAAAATATTAAAATCAAGGAATTAGCGGCAGAACAGCTTGCAAGAGCTTTGGCAGATGTTGATTTGGCTGTAATCAATGGAAATTATGCGTTGCAAGCAGGATATAATGCAGCTAAGGATGCATTGGCAAAGGAAGAAGCTGAATCGGTTGCAGCACAGACTTATGCAAATATCATAGCTGTACGCAAGGGTGATGAAAATAAAGAGGAAATTAAAGCATTAGTTGAGGCATTAAAGAGTGAAAAAGTTAAGAAATTTATTGAAGAGAAATATAGTGGTTCTGTTGTTCCATTGTTCTAA
- a CDS encoding GNAT family N-acetyltransferase: MNNLKLSRIEDKDIPILEKWLNKDYIIKWYEEPEAWLYEVKERFNEFSFVSHYIVTLNDKPIGFCQYYTCLDAGEDWYGDIPLDGTYSIDYLIGEEEYLGKGFGKSIVYLLTQKIFYISNAKRIIVKPEDENKASCNTLLSNGFVYDQRNMLYLKER, encoded by the coding sequence ATGAATAATTTAAAATTGAGCAGAATTGAAGATAAAGATATTCCTATATTAGAAAAATGGCTAAATAAAGATTATATAATCAAATGGTATGAGGAACCTGAAGCTTGGCTTTACGAAGTGAAAGAACGCTTTAATGAATTTAGTTTTGTAAGTCATTACATAGTGACTCTAAATGATAAACCTATCGGTTTTTGCCAATACTACACCTGTTTAGATGCGGGCGAAGATTGGTATGGAGATATTCCGCTTGATGGCACCTACAGCATTGATTACTTAATTGGAGAAGAAGAATATCTAGGTAAGGGCTTTGGAAAATCAATAGTTTATTTACTTACTCAAAAAATATTCTATATAAGCAATGCTAAAAGAATAATCGTAAAACCAGAAGATGAAAACAAAGCTTCTTGTAATACTCTTTTAAGTAATGGTTTTGTCTATGACCAAAGAAACATGCTATATTTAAAAGAAAGATAA